The following are encoded together in the Maridesulfovibrio bastinii DSM 16055 genome:
- a CDS encoding chloride channel protein: MPAETSESTPLLKRFLHRRTPLNNLSILIVAAAVGACAALAATGLNLSLEYLGNLRVSYTDSWWMLFLPAIGATLAVVLSRRIFHESGAHGVGEIIASVGLKKGVVKPIAMISALVTCLLTISSGGSAGPEAPVVVSGSSMGSNLARLFRMSGQSRMTLVGCGAAGSISAIFNAPVTGMIFAVEIILGEWTPYNLVPIAISSVVATEVARILTGNVIPFGETLPHMGIVDLQTSVLLALGASIISVFFVRSIRLSGSLATKITSRPWLRACLGGLAVGIIGLWFPDALGEGYSSIRHAITGSFQPGIALMVVMLISRIATTSFTLGSGGPGGIFAPCLVIGSLFGVTFHRMVQPFMSADISGEGSYALLGMAGIVSGVMQAPLTSTFLVLEITNDYHAVIHVMIAAFLSSTLTHIFEPTSFYFKDLVEKGMLIRPKTDARILTDINPQDLIRSDLVTSEPDMSVQTFIKLLQSSYQTHIPIIEKDTGAFKGMVDVIAARASILNPDRSENYISEIALDQNAPQITMNMGAAEIIEIMEKSDRNTLPVVENGKFKGIITKGDILNAYRKELKMASQQDHLF; the protein is encoded by the coding sequence ATGCCCGCAGAAACTTCAGAAAGCACCCCACTTTTAAAAAGATTCCTTCACCGCCGTACTCCGCTTAACAATCTCTCCATACTGATTGTTGCCGCCGCGGTGGGAGCATGCGCAGCGCTGGCCGCAACAGGATTGAACCTTTCTCTGGAATATCTGGGAAATCTCCGAGTCTCGTACACTGACAGCTGGTGGATGCTCTTTCTTCCGGCAATAGGAGCAACTCTGGCCGTGGTCCTCAGCCGCAGGATTTTTCACGAATCAGGAGCACATGGTGTTGGAGAAATTATTGCCAGCGTCGGCCTCAAAAAAGGTGTTGTAAAACCCATTGCCATGATCAGCGCACTTGTGACCTGTCTGCTGACGATCTCAAGCGGAGGCTCAGCCGGACCAGAAGCCCCGGTCGTTGTCAGTGGTTCGTCAATGGGTTCAAACCTTGCGCGTTTATTCCGCATGAGCGGACAGTCCCGCATGACTCTGGTTGGCTGCGGAGCCGCAGGCTCTATTTCCGCTATCTTCAATGCCCCTGTTACAGGCATGATATTCGCGGTTGAAATAATCCTCGGGGAGTGGACGCCCTACAACCTTGTTCCCATAGCTATTTCTTCAGTTGTTGCCACAGAAGTGGCCAGAATCCTGACAGGAAATGTCATCCCTTTTGGCGAAACCCTGCCGCACATGGGAATAGTTGATCTCCAGACATCAGTTCTGCTGGCTCTTGGCGCATCAATCATCTCGGTCTTTTTTGTCCGTTCCATAAGGCTTTCCGGAAGTCTGGCTACAAAGATAACCTCGCGCCCGTGGCTACGGGCATGTCTGGGAGGTCTGGCGGTCGGCATTATAGGACTCTGGTTTCCCGATGCACTCGGTGAAGGATATTCTTCCATACGACATGCCATAACCGGAAGCTTTCAACCGGGAATCGCTTTGATGGTGGTGATGCTGATCTCAAGAATTGCGACAACTTCATTTACTCTGGGAAGTGGTGGACCGGGAGGAATATTCGCTCCCTGCCTTGTTATCGGTTCACTTTTCGGAGTTACCTTCCACCGCATGGTCCAGCCGTTTATGTCTGCCGATATCTCCGGTGAAGGCAGCTACGCTCTTCTGGGTATGGCCGGAATAGTCAGTGGAGTGATGCAGGCACCGCTGACAAGCACTTTTCTGGTCTTGGAAATAACAAACGATTACCATGCGGTTATACATGTAATGATTGCGGCATTCCTGTCTTCCACTCTCACCCATATATTCGAGCCAACCTCTTTTTATTTTAAAGATCTGGTTGAAAAAGGGATGCTTATCAGACCTAAAACCGATGCCCGCATTCTAACCGATATAAATCCACAGGATCTTATCCGCTCCGACCTTGTCACCAGCGAACCTGACATGTCCGTCCAGACATTTATAAAACTGCTCCAGTCATCATACCAGACACATATCCCCATAATAGAAAAAGATACCGGGGCGTTCAAAGGAATGGTTGATGTCATCGCCGCACGGGCTTCAATCCTGAACCCCGACCGCTCTGAGAACTATATAAGTGAAATTGCTCTGGACCAGAATGCCCCTCAAATTACGATGAACATGGGAGCTGCTGAAATAATAGAAATAATGGAAAAAAGTGACCGAAATACACTTCCAGTAGTCGAAAACGGAAAATTCAAAGGAATAATTACCAAAGGTGATATACTTAATGCCTACAGAAAAGAGCTGAAGATGGCTTCCCAGCAGGATCACCTGTTCTAA
- a CDS encoding chemotaxis protein CheX, translating to MKVEYAKPFVKAVTDVLSMMAMITPKAGKPYVKKGNTANGDVTGLVGITGELNGSISITFTKSCAVAVVKNMLGGELQDVMQDVRDAVGEITNMISGQARAGLAEQGLVFSGATPSVIMGDNHTIAHVANTPVMAIPFSCEAGDFTVEFSFE from the coding sequence ATGAAAGTTGAATATGCCAAACCGTTCGTTAAGGCTGTTACAGACGTACTTTCCATGATGGCGATGATTACTCCCAAAGCAGGGAAACCGTATGTCAAAAAGGGGAATACGGCAAATGGAGATGTTACGGGACTTGTTGGAATAACAGGTGAGCTTAACGGCAGTATCTCCATTACTTTTACAAAGTCATGCGCTGTGGCAGTTGTAAAGAATATGCTTGGTGGGGAACTTCAGGACGTAATGCAGGATGTCAGGGACGCTGTCGGTGAAATAACAAATATGATTTCAGGTCAGGCCCGTGCAGGTCTGGCAGAGCAGGGGCTGGTCTTTTCAGGAGCTACTCCTTCAGTTATAATGGGTGACAACCACACTATAGCTCATGTGGCCAATACTCCGGTAATGGCCATTCCATTTTCATGCGAGGCCGGTGATTTTACAGTTGAATTCAGTTTTGAGTAG
- a CDS encoding HEAT repeat domain-containing protein — translation MDKITILNDIATNRDAAELEGLLELFNNPLGDTSVDYMVVTALNGVLSTDEKNVVDLLESENTKLKTLCIRLSGEFGFKSAVPVLVRMAQGEKDSDLLFEEMTALSRIGDPEALSVFRANLDNGEDLVRALCIEMVGELGDTDSIPQLKKIIEINNEDGNYEVCDLTTWKAVEALAFIKSDEALSFIVENLHHRNPTVRRVVTDSLVDTGEDSLKFLKKVFSADANVDDMILSANVIGFIGEKSGLDILMDALDKGFIKDPNVKYAVYEALGRIGTMKGVIRLMDGLEEDDELIMIACVSGLDSLINPGVVKKLVELIGSGGSRAGKIIRAIVTAKALNIFEQLYAEEKIGRFVMNAVVASKDSEIHSAFRGKLLEIGGDNSTKDIERLPEETQDVLRKALAADDSKSMLALYRSILTGVGFEPCVAENGQVAYEFVEQGEEFDIIITDMNMPVMDGMELVSKLRNTPGFEDKPIIMVTTESESSQRDLAAKTGVTAFITKPFTPEQLRAKIAELV, via the coding sequence TTGGATAAGATTACCATACTCAACGATATTGCCACAAACAGGGACGCGGCGGAGCTTGAAGGGCTTCTGGAACTTTTTAATAATCCTCTTGGTGACACATCCGTTGATTATATGGTTGTGACGGCCCTGAACGGGGTTCTATCCACTGACGAAAAAAATGTGGTTGATCTTCTGGAATCCGAAAATACCAAGCTGAAAACCCTGTGCATCAGGTTGAGCGGAGAGTTCGGATTCAAAAGTGCTGTTCCCGTGCTTGTCAGAATGGCACAGGGAGAGAAGGATTCTGATCTCCTGTTTGAGGAAATGACGGCCCTTTCACGAATCGGGGACCCTGAAGCCTTATCTGTTTTCAGAGCTAACCTTGATAATGGTGAAGATCTTGTACGAGCTTTATGCATCGAGATGGTTGGAGAGCTTGGCGACACTGATTCTATCCCGCAGCTTAAAAAGATTATTGAAATTAATAATGAAGATGGAAATTATGAAGTCTGCGATCTGACCACATGGAAAGCTGTGGAGGCCCTTGCCTTTATAAAATCAGATGAAGCCCTTTCATTTATCGTTGAGAATCTTCATCACAGAAATCCAACAGTGCGCCGTGTTGTAACGGATTCACTTGTTGATACCGGCGAGGACTCTCTCAAGTTTCTTAAGAAGGTCTTTTCCGCAGACGCCAATGTTGATGACATGATTCTCTCTGCCAATGTTATCGGTTTCATTGGTGAGAAAAGTGGCCTTGATATCCTGATGGATGCTCTTGATAAGGGATTCATCAAAGATCCCAACGTAAAATACGCTGTTTATGAAGCTCTTGGCAGAATCGGCACCATGAAAGGCGTTATTCGGCTTATGGATGGTCTTGAGGAAGACGATGAGCTGATTATGATAGCTTGTGTCTCCGGCCTTGATTCACTGATTAACCCCGGAGTGGTTAAGAAATTGGTGGAACTTATAGGATCAGGTGGATCGCGCGCCGGTAAAATTATAAGAGCCATTGTAACAGCCAAGGCATTGAATATTTTTGAACAGCTGTATGCAGAGGAAAAAATCGGCCGTTTTGTTATGAATGCGGTTGTAGCTTCTAAAGACAGCGAGATTCATAGTGCATTCAGAGGAAAGCTGCTTGAGATCGGTGGTGATAATTCCACAAAGGATATTGAGCGTCTTCCTGAAGAAACACAGGATGTTTTAAGAAAAGCTCTCGCCGCTGACGACTCTAAATCAATGCTTGCTCTTTACCGCAGTATCCTTACTGGTGTCGGCTTTGAACCATGCGTGGCTGAAAATGGTCAGGTTGCGTATGAATTTGTAGAGCAGGGTGAAGAGTTTGATATCATCATAACTGATATGAATATGCCGGTGATGGATGGCATGGAGCTTGTCTCAAAACTGCGCAATACTCCCGGATTTGAAGATAAACCAATCATTATGGTTACTACGGAATCTGAATCTTCACAGCGCGATCTGGCTGCGAAAACTGGGGTAACAGCTTTTATCACCAAACCTTTTACTCCTGAACAGCTGCGGGCAAAGATCGCAGAACTTGTTTAA
- a CDS encoding esterase/lipase family protein: MPEILISILLFFILIPLVLYITTVAANFKKIRTEWSTVTIKNLIRGYLTAVAALPVALLIRPFLFLNLGFKHEIKGKPILLIHGLYHNKTAWIYIKLRLKRAGMTNIHTLNYNSFTSSYPELVLKAQKMIAKISSSNKNEKVILIGHSLGGLIAAGAASDIKTATLCEQLITLGTPYRGSILAVIAFGHLGRSLNPQSHIFNAGKEFCRDTNFSKTALISPVDEMVLPWKNLVPDTQDSATKWDIVKTPPVSHVSMLYNPETVSRLIAIIKGSH; this comes from the coding sequence ATGCCTGAAATTTTAATATCCATACTTCTTTTTTTTATATTAATTCCTTTAGTTTTATACATCACTACAGTTGCCGCCAACTTCAAAAAAATCAGAACTGAATGGAGCACCGTAACAATTAAGAATCTTATCCGCGGTTACCTGACAGCAGTGGCGGCACTGCCTGTAGCACTGCTGATAAGGCCATTTCTATTTCTAAATCTGGGTTTCAAGCATGAAATTAAAGGAAAGCCGATTCTCCTTATCCACGGCCTCTATCACAATAAAACAGCATGGATTTATATTAAATTACGACTCAAAAGAGCCGGAATGACGAACATTCACACGCTGAACTACAACAGCTTTACCAGCTCATATCCTGAACTGGTTCTCAAAGCCCAGAAAATGATCGCGAAGATATCCTCCAGCAATAAAAATGAAAAAGTAATCCTGATAGGTCACAGTCTTGGCGGCCTGATCGCGGCCGGAGCGGCGTCAGATATAAAAACAGCAACCTTATGTGAACAATTGATTACACTCGGCACACCGTACAGAGGGAGCATACTTGCGGTCATTGCTTTTGGGCATCTCGGGCGCAGTCTTAACCCCCAAAGCCATATTTTCAATGCAGGTAAAGAATTTTGCCGGGACACAAATTTTTCTAAAACAGCATTGATTTCACCTGTTGATGAAATGGTCCTTCCATGGAAGAACCTTGTCCCGGATACGCAGGATTCAGCTACAAAATGGGATATTGTGAAGACTCCGCCTGTCAGCCACGTTTCCATGCTTTATAATCCTGAAACAGTCTCTCGGCTGATAGCGATCATTAAGGGGAGTCACTAA
- a CDS encoding DUF1786 domain-containing protein: MSQSILCLDIGSGTQDVLYYVDGFEIENCPKFILPSPARRVGARIRELTAAGRDIYLSGTNMGGGFTRAVTAHAKAGLKVYAHPEAALALGDDLKFVEAKGVSITESMPRNTVQVHLADYDSGFWRAFLSAAGLEEPDRIMASVQDHGFHPGKSNRIGRFNLWKKLLIEDEGRPECLLFDKVPVEFTRLAVLQKSIGYGVVCDTGAAAVLGILYDEDILRLSFERGICLLNIGNSHIISFLLFAGRIYGVYEHHTGLRTAEELWADLKQFRAGRLTFENVFDSRGHGCITLDLPPEAAGFEKTFVIGPQRRLLEGFDAVYPSPGGDMMLAGCFGLLKGMELNNER, from the coding sequence GTGTCTCAAAGTATATTATGTCTGGATATAGGAAGTGGAACGCAGGATGTGCTTTATTATGTAGATGGTTTTGAAATTGAAAACTGTCCCAAATTTATTCTTCCCTCACCTGCGCGCAGGGTTGGAGCTCGCATAAGGGAGCTGACCGCGGCAGGTAGAGATATTTACTTGAGCGGAACAAATATGGGTGGTGGATTCACCCGTGCTGTTACGGCTCATGCCAAAGCCGGTCTGAAAGTCTATGCCCATCCTGAAGCAGCTCTGGCTCTTGGCGATGATCTCAAGTTTGTTGAGGCTAAAGGTGTTTCCATTACGGAAAGCATGCCCCGGAATACCGTTCAGGTCCATCTGGCCGATTACGATTCCGGATTCTGGAGGGCTTTTCTTTCCGCCGCAGGGCTTGAGGAGCCTGACAGAATAATGGCCTCTGTTCAGGATCATGGTTTCCATCCGGGGAAAAGCAATCGTATCGGCAGGTTTAATTTGTGGAAAAAACTGCTGATTGAAGATGAAGGACGTCCAGAATGCCTTTTATTTGATAAGGTTCCTGTAGAGTTCACAAGGCTGGCCGTTTTACAAAAATCAATAGGTTACGGTGTGGTCTGTGATACTGGGGCCGCGGCCGTGCTGGGAATTCTTTATGATGAAGATATTTTGCGGTTGAGCTTTGAAAGGGGAATATGCCTGCTGAATATTGGCAACAGCCATATTATCTCTTTTCTGCTCTTCGCAGGAAGGATTTATGGTGTTTACGAGCACCACACAGGGCTTAGAACCGCAGAAGAGTTATGGGCTGATTTAAAACAGTTCAGAGCTGGCAGACTGACTTTTGAAAATGTTTTTGATTCCAGAGGTCATGGCTGCATTACTCTTGATCTCCCACCGGAGGCTGCCGGTTTTGAAAAAACTTTTGTTATCGGTCCCCAACGCAGACTTCTGGAAGGATTCGACGCTGTTTATCCGTCTCCTGGAGGGGATATGATGCTTGCCGGATGTTTTGGGCTGCTCAAAGGAATGGAATTAAATAATGAAAGATGA
- a CDS encoding PAS domain-containing hybrid sensor histidine kinase/response regulator: MKHIQKFFSFCGASALLQSLFCVSAFADDQSGSFLGSGGFSGLSGPLVIVGAVVIILLLIIIGMLHASISRRKLVENELKRERDLMGSIMETSPVGIIVLGSNGEITFANDLAARVHGMSRKEILGRPHNDHIWKIVTHDGTPFPEDRLPFNRVMELRSPVLDIRMAVHWMDGRRVLLSVNASPLFGDDGKIEKVVATVEDITTRKRVEEALKESAHRFRSLVKTAESLIILLAPDRKILEFNRMAEEFFGCSRHEVLGRNFFELFLPESIWIEASKSLKKVLSGFPVRMIEYPVCTKEGEERLVQWSMSSLQDAKGDSLGVLAVGQDVTEQKASEVELRKARDAAEEANKAKSEFLANMSHEIRTPISAIMGMTEMAINTDLNDDQRSYLNTVKRAAESLLHIINDILDLSKIEARKMELRYEDFDLHAALAKHISVLRVQAEGKGIELRLVIDAGVSRCFNGDEHRLGQIITNLVGNAIKFTDKGYVELSVFHAGCWSEGEVLEFRVRDTGIGIADDKKEKLFESFVQLNSGYSKSHSGSGLGLAISRQLVQMMGGEIDVTSREGWGSEFRFTVMLKHCLGSLADFRNDEEQIESLPVEEDDQTVRILLAEDNATNQLYITHFLSEKGFEVETADNGLEVLNAIEKKNDFDLILMDVQMPEMDGMQATQELRSRGIGLPIVALTAYAMEGDRERFLDSGMDDYASKPVNIDDLIEIITKVLSEAKSRRQD; encoded by the coding sequence ATGAAGCATATACAAAAGTTTTTCTCTTTTTGCGGGGCTTCTGCTCTGCTTCAGTCACTTTTCTGTGTCTCCGCCTTTGCGGACGATCAGTCCGGCTCTTTTTTGGGTAGCGGAGGATTCAGCGGGTTAAGTGGACCGCTTGTTATTGTCGGCGCAGTTGTCATAATTTTACTGCTGATAATAATTGGTATGCTGCATGCCAGCATCAGTCGTAGAAAACTCGTGGAAAATGAGCTGAAGCGGGAGCGTGATTTAATGGGCAGTATTATGGAGACAAGCCCTGTTGGAATCATCGTTCTCGGTTCAAACGGAGAAATTACTTTTGCGAACGATCTGGCGGCGCGGGTCCACGGAATGTCCCGTAAAGAGATACTCGGCAGGCCGCATAATGATCATATCTGGAAAATAGTAACCCATGACGGGACACCTTTCCCGGAAGACCGTCTTCCTTTCAACCGGGTAATGGAGCTGCGCAGTCCGGTTCTTGATATCCGTATGGCTGTGCACTGGATGGATGGCAGGAGAGTATTACTTTCTGTTAATGCCTCTCCGCTTTTCGGCGATGATGGTAAAATCGAAAAAGTTGTAGCCACTGTCGAAGATATCACTACCCGCAAGAGGGTGGAGGAAGCCCTTAAAGAAAGTGCTCACCGCTTTCGTTCTCTGGTTAAAACAGCTGAAAGTCTTATTATTTTACTTGCTCCTGACCGCAAGATTCTGGAATTTAACCGCATGGCCGAAGAATTTTTCGGGTGCAGCAGGCATGAAGTTCTTGGACGTAACTTTTTTGAACTGTTCTTACCGGAAAGTATCTGGATTGAAGCCTCTAAAAGTTTGAAAAAAGTACTTTCCGGCTTTCCTGTGAGAATGATTGAATACCCGGTCTGTACCAAAGAAGGGGAAGAACGGCTTGTTCAATGGTCCATGTCCAGCCTGCAGGATGCCAAAGGTGACTCTTTAGGCGTTCTGGCTGTTGGCCAGGATGTTACCGAGCAGAAGGCTTCTGAAGTTGAGCTGCGTAAAGCCCGTGACGCTGCGGAAGAGGCTAACAAGGCCAAAAGTGAGTTTCTTGCCAATATGAGCCATGAAATAAGGACACCTATAAGTGCCATTATGGGTATGACTGAAATGGCTATAAATACCGACCTTAATGATGATCAGCGCAGCTACCTAAATACAGTTAAAAGGGCTGCTGAATCTCTGCTGCACATCATAAATGACATACTTGATCTTTCAAAGATTGAAGCCCGCAAAATGGAATTGAGGTATGAGGACTTTGATCTGCATGCCGCCCTTGCCAAACATATTTCCGTATTAAGGGTTCAGGCCGAGGGTAAAGGTATTGAACTGCGCCTTGTTATAGATGCTGGCGTATCACGGTGTTTCAATGGTGATGAACACCGTCTGGGGCAGATCATAACCAACCTTGTGGGTAACGCCATCAAATTTACTGATAAAGGATATGTTGAACTTTCAGTTTTTCATGCCGGATGCTGGTCCGAGGGTGAGGTTCTGGAATTCCGTGTGAGGGATACCGGAATAGGCATTGCCGATGATAAAAAAGAGAAGCTTTTTGAAAGTTTTGTTCAACTGAATTCAGGTTATTCAAAGAGTCATTCCGGAAGCGGGCTGGGGCTTGCCATTTCAAGGCAGCTGGTTCAGATGATGGGCGGGGAGATAGATGTTACCAGTCGTGAAGGTTGGGGCAGTGAGTTTAGATTTACGGTAATGCTTAAACATTGCCTCGGCAGTCTTGCTGATTTTCGTAATGATGAAGAACAGATAGAATCTCTACCTGTGGAAGAAGACGACCAGACGGTCAGAATCCTTCTTGCTGAGGATAATGCCACCAATCAGCTTTATATAACCCATTTCCTTTCGGAAAAAGGATTTGAAGTTGAAACAGCTGATAACGGACTTGAAGTCCTTAATGCTATTGAAAAGAAAAATGATTTCGATCTCATTCTGATGGATGTGCAGATGCCGGAAATGGATGGGATGCAGGCTACACAGGAATTAAGGAGCAGAGGGATTGGATTGCCCATTGTTGCCTTGACTGCATACGCCATGGAAGGGGACCGGGAAAGATTTCTTGATAGCGGGATGGACGACTATGCCTCCAAACCGGTAAATATTGACGATCTAATTGAAATAATAACAAAAGTCCTGTCTGAAGCTAAGAGCAGGAGACAGGACTGA
- a CDS encoding secondary thiamine-phosphate synthase enzyme YjbQ, with translation MKSYRKELWLEVPTRRAFINLTPQVEECLQQSGIKEGLCLVNAMHITASVFINDDESGLHHDYEVWLEKLAPHAPVDQYQHNGYEDNADAHMKRQVMGREVVVAVTDGKLDFGTWEQIFYGEFDGRRRKRVLVKIIGE, from the coding sequence ATGAAATCTTATCGAAAAGAGCTTTGGTTGGAGGTCCCCACCAGGAGAGCATTTATCAATCTGACTCCTCAGGTTGAAGAATGTCTGCAGCAGTCAGGAATCAAGGAGGGACTTTGCCTTGTCAACGCAATGCATATTACTGCAAGTGTTTTTATAAATGATGATGAATCCGGGCTGCACCATGATTATGAGGTCTGGCTGGAAAAGCTTGCCCCGCATGCCCCGGTGGATCAGTATCAGCACAATGGCTATGAGGATAATGCGGATGCCCACATGAAACGTCAGGTTATGGGGCGTGAAGTTGTAGTTGCTGTTACTGATGGAAAACTTGATTTCGGAACGTGGGAACAGATTTTTTACGGAGAGTTTGACGGCAGACGACGTAAAAGAGTTTTAGTAAAAATTATAGGTGAATAA